One Macadamia integrifolia cultivar HAES 741 unplaced genomic scaffold, SCU_Mint_v3 scaffold2722, whole genome shotgun sequence genomic window, ATGAGCTGGTTGGCGGCATCAAGAAACAATGCATATTCAGGTTCAAGAGAAAAACATCATTTTCAAACCTATTGATATCCCAACTGAGAGAGCTAGGAACAAAGCTTTAGAAGAAAACCAGAAGCAGGTCGACAAGAAGGTACTGGCATTACCGAAGAAGCAGTTCATCGAATCCAGCATGGATTCGGGACTCATATTGGCTTCTGAAATAGCTGGGGAGttgattcaattttgaaattgaaattgatttcactGTTAatctttaatgagcacatggttaatttgatggGCAAAGCAGTAATTTcttgttaaaaataaaacaccacCCTTCTTATTCTCTTGATGGTcttaccaccaccaccaccacagctGCCACTACAACCTCACCGctaccacccccacccccacccccacccccgccACCACCACCCCTGTTGCAGAGGAAGAATTTCAACCCTTCATTAACGTTTGCAGTCAGGTCTCAAAACACAAGCTTGCAGCTCAATTTCCATAAAAGCAAGGGTGAGGGAGATGAGTAGTGAGGAATTTatagagaaaaaatgaaaagttgTAGGCGATAAAGGTGTGAGTTGGAATTtaggaggaggtggagcagtTGGGTCATGAATTTGGAGAGGATGGACTGAAACCTGTCATAGATGGAATGTAGCTGGAAGTTGCAGAAATTTTGTAAAAAGCTCGCAGGAATTATTCATCCGCTAACCGTAGCACCGTcgtgacccttttttttttttttttttttggataattaaataaattaataaccaaaggagagaaagaatatacaaggggggaagAGAGGGGGGGGAGAGACTTCAACTAAAAGGAGAAGCCAGCCACAGGGGCaaagaacaacaacaaagagCGAGGCAAAAGCCAACACTCAAGCTAAAAGGACCAAGGGATACaacaaaaaggggggagggggggaatcAAGAAGTGGAGGTGGTGCCGGTAGGGAGGTTCCAGGAGGCAATAATGCGTCTATTCCTAAGGGAATTGGAGACAGGCCTAAGATGAAAGGAGCGGATTTGGAGGaaacatcaaaggagatggcaGTCCAAATCTTCTCCAGGGAGCGGGATTGGGATGACCATCTTTGAATGTTTTGTCGTGAACATTGATTGCTTAAAATGAGGTCACATTAGATCGGTTGTGACGAAAAAAGTCTGAAAACCGTTTATTGAAGGCACCAGAAATATGAGGTGGTTTCCACTCATTTGCTCATCACCACTTTCTTCTAGCATCCAAATGGCATAAACCAATAAGGTTCCAATTTATACAATCAAGGATCAGCAAATTTCTGGCggtttgaatttaaaaaatctCTGACTAAGTCCTTTCCCCGAGGAACAAGAGGTAGCCATGGGGTGGGGGACAAGGGAGGGATGTGAGGTCAGGGGAACAGTTGCAGAAACAACAGTGGCAATTGGAAAGGAGTTGTGAAGATGTGGCCGTGAGGGTGCAAGGGCAACATAAAACAAACTCGTGAAAAGGTTGAAGGATCATGATTCAGGGCAAGAGGGCACTGTGCTCAGGTAGCATTGCTCTACTGCAGCTCGCAGAGAAACACAGAGGGGAGTGCATCTCGCGGTACAGGATCACAGAGGCACAACAACGTGGGGATGCATGGgttggtagaggaagaagaaacagtGATGAAATCTACTTTTAAAAAATTAGAGGTACCAAATGAATTTCCCATTTATGAAATTTTTCAAtgtagaaaaacaaaataatctCAATTTCTTGACCTAAAATCTATTTGTTGACAATTTCATGAAATCAATccgaaattgaaattgaaatcataccaaatcagtCACAAGCCAATAAAAGActagttttctgatttttcaAACTTGGTGCCCGATGATCTACCAGATGTGCTTCCCTCTGTGCATGACATTCATCAGGCCAGTGATTTAGTTCCTTTACTATGTTACCTAACCTGCCTGTTTATGGCCCAAGTCCTACAAAGCATGCAAATCTGAAGCGACAGATTGATGAGTAAGTGAAAAAAGGATTCATACAAGAGAATTTGAGCCCCTATGCAGTTCCAGCACTACTCAAGCCCTATAAGGATGGCTCCTGATGCATGTGTGTTGATCGCCGAGCCATCAATAAAATCATAGTCAAGTACAGGTTCCCCATCTCACGACTTAATGACATGTTAGATATACTGTCCGGAGCAAAGGTCTTCTCTAAAATATACTTAAGATTGGATACCACCAGATTTACATACAACCAAGTGATGAGAGGAAGACTACCTTCCAGACCAAAATCATGCCCATCGGTCTTACCAATGTTCCAACACTTTTACTCAAGTATTGCGTCCTTTCATTGGTGGATTTCTGGTtgtttactttgatgatattttgatcTACAGTAAACAAGAGCAAAACCATCTTGATCACCTGGGACAAGTTATATGTTAACAATAAGAATGGGGAGAATGCTCGAGTGATCTGACTGATCACACAagtcatttatttataatatgcaaaatagagTCATGACAAGAGTACAAGTCAAAAAACATAATTACAAGTATACCCCTCTATACAGCCGCCCCACTCTAAATAGGGTCGGTAGAGGGGGGAAAGTCCCAATGTGCCCCGTGGCACACTTAACCCCTATCCTAACATTATAAAAGTACTTTGGACTGAAAAGCTCTACATCGAAGAAGTTCTCATTCAAGCTACCTAAGGTAGTATTCCTTGGGTTTACTGTTGCTTCAAGAGGATTCGAGGTTTATCCAGCAAAAGTAAAGAGCATCTTAAACTGGCCAATACCCAAAATCCTCATCGAAGTTCAAAACTGCAATGGCCTTGCTTCTTTCTATCACATGTTTATCTGAAATTTCAGTCGATTATGACCCCAATCACTGAGTGCCTAAAACAGTATGGAAAGTTTAAGTGAATGCCTGCAGCCACTGAAGCTTTCAATCTTATCGAAAGGAATATGACAAATGCCCCAGTTTTACAATTGCTACAATTTGATTGGGTGTTTGAGGTTGCTACCGATGCTTCACTCATAGGTGTTGGTGGAGTTCTTAAGCAAGGTCACCCAATTTCCTCGTACAATGAGACGTTGAGCGATGCCAATAAGCAATACTCTACTTATGACCTAGAGCTCTACAACGTTGTGCCAAGTGTTGAAACACTGAAGACACTCCCTCATCAGCAAAGAATTTATACTCTTCACTGACCACAAGGCTCTCAAGCATCTTCAATCCCAAAAGTCAGTGAGTAAACTGATTTGCCAAGTAGGTCACTTACCTTCAAGATTTCACTGTTGCACTCAAGTATAAGGCTGGAAAAACACTGTACTTAGATGCATTGAGAAAAAAAGTGTTATCTACATACATTCTCAGGCCATGTGATGAGCATTGAGTAAATGAAGGATGATTATGCCATTGATAAGATTCCTCAGATATCTACTAGGATTTGCAGCAAGGTGAGAGGAATCCTAAATATTCACTCCACACGgatatttatttttggtgacaGGGCTACATATTCTTGAGCCATTTCTGAGACACCATCTTTTACAAGATTAGAATGGGGAGGATCAGGACATTTTAGCAAAGGAAAATCCTTCTTCAAGTCGCAAATAGGTATTATTGGCACTGACTGTCAAAGGATGTTGGCTATGTAATCAAAAGGTGCCATGTTTCCAGCTTGCCAAAGGGACCAAGCAGAAGGTTTGTACTCTCCCTTACCCATCCCACATGAACTgtggatcatagttgtcaagggacccaaggcagtggagggacgcctaagcacttaggcaaaGGCACCCACCTAGGTGGCCACCATGGCCTAGGCCTGCATGAGTGGGTTAAACCTAGATGTTGATGTTCAGAGTTATATTGCACAATTGAATTACATGATCAAGGAATTGCAAAATCACATAATCATAGAATTATGGAATTACAAAATCAGTGAATCATAAAATTACCAAATCAGTTAATCACAGAATTCATGAATCACATAATCACAGAAGTACATGGTCATGTAATCACAGAATTCCAACATATACTAACATATGCACAATTTACTTTGAATCATAGAACGGCAGCAACAACACAATATAATTTGAACCATGCAATTACAACAGCAGGGCAGTAGCCAAATCCACCagccaccaccactgccaccatcATAAaagaagacagaagaggagaagataaatgaaaaaaagaaaaggaaaaatgcaaagcaggaggggggaggagatgggggagagagagggctTCAGGAAGGAGTGCAGGGTTGCCGTCAGATGGAGCCAGTGACCACCCAAGCATCAGAAGAAGTactagaagaaaacaaaaagaaaccagaagaaaaagaagaagcggTGGGggctagaagaagaagaaaaaaagaaaaacaaaataaaggaaCAGgagatgaaaaaaagaaaggaaaaataggagTTATGAAATTACAAATGGTAATTCTGAGACAACCCACCACCAAGAACAAAGTGGAAGTTAAAGAAGGTTTGGGTTGAGGAGAATTTGACAGGTCAAATTTTGCAAAATGCAACTAATAAATGGGTCATATTAGTTGTAAAGCAGGGGTAAGGCGGATCCAAATTCTCTACAATTCCCATAAGTTGCAATTCGGTGCAATTCCCCCTTAATCTAGAGGCAAGTGTCCCTGCTGATGTGGACAGCCAAGGTGAGAGAAAGCTAAAGCCACCAGGTGGGTCTGCAGCTgcaaaaacccaacccgatccaGATCCTCTTTGGCTCAACATATAGCTGTTGTAGACCGTCTTCTTCGGTGGTAGCAGAGGTCGCCGGCGACTGTTCTCCAAAGGCTGATTTTgtcctcatctctctctttctctctctctccaaccgGCGAGTTGAAGTTAGGGATCTCTATTTCTTGCACACAAGGCAAGATGTCATGAGGGTGCTCAGCGAAAGCGTCATCAAGCACATTTGGAAGCATAACATTAATTCCACTGTTTAACAGTGACTCTCCATGTCACCCCATATGAGAAGCAATCAATTCTAGTCTCCTCATTGTCACAAATTGCTTGGTGTTTTTTGCCTTCTTTATCTGCTATTGACTTCCTTCTACAAAACCCATCTCAAAATTCCTCACATGTGTTGGCACCCACTTTGCAACCACCACCCCCTCCATAAAAGCCAAGGCATCTTGAAGAAATTCTCCTTTGATATCCTTCTTCCTCATCATTTCCTCTGTGATTCTTTTTCCGCAATATTTGGCTAAGACTTCTTACTAGACATTTTGACACGGTAAGAGCATCAAAACCCTTTTGAGTGGGTGCTTCCCCAACCGCTCCATCAACTACGATTCTATTATCAATTCCTCTTCCAGAATCATTGCAAAGGAGAGTGTTCTTACCATAAGTACATGACCTCTTGCAATGATTGGTACCCGCCATCACTAAAGCTCCTAAACCCCATGCCCTAATCCATATGGCCAGATTATAACCTCGAATCTTAATAACAATTGTTTTGGTCGAATCAAACTACAGTAAATCAAGAATCTAACAGAAATTCAACATGAAAACTCACCTTATAGATGAAAAGAGAGAACCAGATCAGCAAACAAGTTCGAATCACCCGATCTCTCCACTCTCCCTCGATGAAATCATTCAATACAGACGCTTGAACGTCATCAGGGTAGGATCAAAGTTCCTCCGTCAGCTCTGTGTTTCACATGTAAGCAACGAAGGAGAACATGTTTCGTCTTGTCCGGTGGTACCATAGGTCGCCGGCGACTGTTATCTGAGGGCCGAACTGCATCAAAAGAGGATTTTGATCTAAAGAGGGTTTTTTATCCAAAGATGATAtggatcgggttgggttttggcaGATCCAAACCCATCTTGAGCCCACAACTTTCTCTCACCTAATCTTAACTATCCACGTCAGCAGGGACACTTGTCGCCAGATTAAGGAGGAATTGCACCGAATGCAACTTATGGGAATCGTAGAGGATCTGGATCTGGGGGTAAGGCTGcctacattatgaccctccccagatcCCATAGTGGCGGGagtctcgtgcactgggtacgcacTTTATTTTAAGGGTTGACCAGCTGAAAGTACAATACTCCACCAATTAGCTGCGATAACTTTTTTGCAGCGAAAcgaaaataaatatttcattacATTTAGGCATTGACAAGGTAAGTAGCTTGGTGGTCTGATCTCATCTCTGTGCATTGGGTTCAGAGTTCAAGTCCACATATTTTCAGTGTCATATGGCATAAATCCATTGACATGACAAGAATATAACACAACCTGACATGATCAATTGACATGAAATGAACATAACATTGAAATGATACGTCACATGAGATGCATGATGCATCTAACATGACCTCTTGGCATAACATGATATTGACACAATAAGCTGTAGCAGATTGACCCAAATGACCCACTTACTAAGTCATGTTATAGTTGGGATACTTTCAACACAAGCATTAAACAAGTCATGATCAGAGGGTGAAGAAAACTCAAACCAACACCCCAAAATCCATTGCcccctgcccccccccccccccaactatGAGTAGATCATTAGAAGCTGCCTTCCTGTAAAAGACAATATAAGCATTTTTCTCCAGATAATGCCAATGCCATCATGATATGTTATCAAGTACTAAAGTGACTGCCAGCTCATGTGAATATGTGTATCAGTAGAGTATTGGCACATGGTTCCATATCATTTCTACCCAACCCACCCTCCTTATTCCAAAAAATGAGTGGGGCAAAAGAAAGCTATGTTAACCAGATAATGCTCAGATACAGCATTTCAACCTACAACTGAAGTATCTGAAATGGATACTGTATCCATGATCCATCCCTGCCCAACAACTTGAGAAGACTCAACATAAAAGTCATGCCATCCAATTTGACAGGGTATGCAAGCATAATAGTCAATTACGATCCTATTGTAGGAGAAATACCTGTCTCACATCTCTGCCTGAAAGATTTGCACCAAGTTCCTGCTAGAAACCACCCAATCAGTTAATTAACAAACTGTATTACATTAAGTGGgaacaataaataaaaacaagtgACTAACCTGGTCAAAGAATTTCTCATGAATTCCCTTAAGAACTTTAAGAACAGATGCAAGTGCACCTTCAGACTTGCATTCATCCCTGTTCAACTCAGAAAGGGATTCTGCAAAGATGCGGAATTGACGGCAacttgaagaaaagaaatgatatCTCTCCATCAGAATCAGGTTCTCTCTATGTTTGCTCCATACCTAAATTAATAGACCAACAAGGAAATTGTAATGAATATGCTTATCTTAGCCCCAAAAGTGCTTATATTTATTATCAGTGAACTGATATGGTATAGCCCAACAATTTCCTTGTCAGATAGCTTACATATTCAATCATTCAAGGATTCAGGTTTCAAAGTCCTGCCAAATGTTAATCTTAAAAAAATTCTGGGACACCACATTCTACCTCTCTGAGGGTCCAAACCTCTTTGTGATTCAAGACTTCATATACTAGCGTCTAACCTAGTAATCCATACCACTTCATTTCGATCcacaacttttctttttctttatactATAAACATGTGATGATGTGAAtgtctctttttctccttcaagTAGAATCTCACCTGCAAATCCATTTTCTGTgccaaaagaagggaaaaatcatTTCGACACTAGGAAATCCAGGAATGCAAGGTAATTTGCTAAGGTATTGAATATTCTGTAGCTGGAGGCCTCAATTTTCGTGTAGTTCAGAGGAGTAATGCTTAACTTGTAATTCTCTCTCTGTTTTAAGTTTCTTTATCTGTCTTTAGATTTGTCCCATTTCTGGTTCCAATAAATCAGCTTTAGAGAAAAGGCAAAAAAAGAATTCAGTTGGAAAAGGTACAGTGAACAgccaaagaatgaaaaaattcttacaaaaataaacagACTACTAGCTCTTTTGTTCTTAGTTCACTTTAGGATTTAATGATGTACAGAATGGTAGGAATTAAAATAACACTTCTAGTCGCATATATATTTCCACCTCTATGCCCCCCCACCCCCGGAAATAGTTTAAAACGATTGGTGGTTCATTAAAATTTGATTTGCAGTGTCTCATCCATGTGCCTTTCAATCCTAATGGACCTTCATTTCTGTTTTAGATTATAGTCCTTCCTTCTAAAAAAATAGTAGTATTTTATTAGGTTACAGGTTCTATATAAAATAACAAAGCGTTTTGTACTCTATGAAGAACAATGCCAATATGAAACACAGGAAACTCATGTCTATATTAGCATTCCCAAGCATTTTCTATGAAATTTTCCAATAGGGAAAAATACAGTAAAGTATCAATTCCACTAGGACATTTTTTGAAGATAGAATAATCCTACTGGCTAAATATTGAACACCAATGTCCACATCCATCTCTTGTTTATCCATTCCAAAATTTTCTAACAGGATTCATAACCTAGAGTAAAAAGTTGAAATGCTGCTACAGCATCTTCTTGGCATCTTCTGAAAAATCAAGAGATAAATGACAGTTATAAACCTGACACTCACTACCACTTCATAGCCTTGAAAAGGGTAGAGGTGCAGGTGAGCCGGGATATAGATGAGCAACCAAACCAAGCTCGGTGGTAGATGAGAAAACAAACAAAGAGTAGCAAGCAAGATTCGAGAACATAGAAACAAAAGGGAAGTTAGTAACTAAATAGAACAGGAATAGGATGGAAAATAGAAACATGGCAGGGAAATAGCAATAAGGAAGACGAAGTAGCAACTAACTAGCAACCCAGAAACAAATGATGCTGCCGCAGGTCACTAGAAGATGGCAATGTACTGCCAACAATATGTGTGGTTGATGGGGGTGGCTGGACTCTATAAAAGCAGCAATGTCCTAAAACTTGAGAAGAAATCAGAACAGAGTTGGACAGAACAGTACTTTGATCAAAACAGAAAAGCAATCAATGTAAGATAGAATGAATGAACACAGAACTgacttcaaaaaagaaaagaataagaagataAGAAGATGGAATATGAGAAAAATATAAGACGAAGGGAAGAGGATATGACCTAAAATCACCAGTAGACCTGCAGGACGGATTTATCACCACAATCTCAACTTGTTGATTCACCACAACAGGTCTGGGGCTGCATCACCACAGTCCAAGGA contains:
- the LOC122067116 gene encoding RNA polymerase II C-terminal domain phosphatase-like 4 isoform X4, whose product is MVLGAESAVVILDDTEDVWSKHRENLILMERYHFFSSSCRQFRIFAESLSELNRDECKSEGALASVLKVLKGIHEKFFDQQELGANLSGRDVRQVIKMVLLLFTVDQNIIKVNNQKSTNERTQYLSKSVGTLVRPMGMILVWKVVFLSSLGCM
- the LOC122067116 gene encoding RNA polymerase II C-terminal domain phosphatase-like 4 isoform X3 yields the protein MLTKLRPFIHTFLKEASSMFEMYVYTMGERSYALEMVKLLDPRRVYFSSRVISKADCTQRHQKGLDMVLGAESAVVILDDTEDKMDLQVWSKHRENLILMERYHFFSSSCRQFRIFAESLSELNRDECKSEGALASVLKVLKGIHEKFFDQQELGANLSGRDVRQVIKMVLLLFTVDQNIIKVNNQKSTNERTQYLSKSVGTLVRPMGMILVWKVVFLSSLGCM
- the LOC122067116 gene encoding RNA polymerase II C-terminal domain phosphatase-like 4 isoform X1 translates to MLTKLRPFIHTFLKEASSMFEMYVYTMGERSYALEMVKLLDPRRVYFSSRVISKADCTQRHQKGLDMVLGAESAVVILDDTEDDLVTEATIGSSRVWSKHRENLILMERYHFFSSSCRQFRIFAESLSELNRDECKSEGALASVLKVLKGIHEKFFDQQELGANLSGRDVRQVIKMVLLLFTVDQNIIKVNNQKSTNERTQYLSKSVGTLVRPMGMILVWKVVFLSSLGCM
- the LOC122067116 gene encoding RNA polymerase II C-terminal domain phosphatase-like 4 isoform X2, which translates into the protein MLTKLRPFIHTFLKEASSMFEMYVYTMGERSYALEMVKLLDPRRVYFSSRVISKADCTQRHQKGLDMVLGAESAVVILDDTEDDLVTEATIGSSRVWSKHRENLILMERYHFFSSSCRQFRIFAESLSELNRDECKSEGALASVLKVLKGIHEKFFDQELGANLSGRDVRQVIKMVLLLFTVDQNIIKVNNQKSTNERTQYLSKSVGTLVRPMGMILVWKVVFLSSLGCM